A genome region from Pseudomonas sp. S06B 330 includes the following:
- a CDS encoding alginate biosynthesis protein Alg44 — MNTAVNVNVVHESEAQRQHARVRIPAKLRYLGSNRETLEVKVDDLSAGGLSFHAKHPLKVGEVLRGRLQFTVDKLGLAMDIEFQVRSFDTSSGRTGVQFQNLEPRDIATLRHIITSHLSGELITMGDVLSTLQRDNFTKARKQKDSSGGMSAFGRLRAVTFSLGVFVVGVAAFGFIAKSVYGVYFVSHAQAGVVSVPTTNVTMPRDGTVQSLVESGGSIVKGAPLASFSTSMLDMLKGHLDDQQLEPSKVEELFGKQMSGTLTSPCDCVVARQLVDDGQYASKGQVIFQLIPRTTNPIVEARFSYRQFDDVKPGNRVDFQIAGEDQWRTGEIVSSTSLNSEDLSSDIRVQIKPQGALPSELAGRPVAVDSNRGPSLDWLIDKAVARGL; from the coding sequence ATGAATACCGCCGTGAACGTCAATGTCGTGCATGAGTCCGAAGCCCAGCGCCAGCACGCCCGGGTGCGCATCCCGGCCAAGCTGCGCTACCTGGGGAGCAACCGCGAAACCCTGGAAGTGAAGGTCGACGACCTGTCTGCCGGGGGCCTGAGCTTCCATGCCAAGCACCCGCTGAAAGTCGGCGAGGTGTTGCGCGGCCGCTTGCAGTTCACCGTCGACAAACTTGGCCTGGCCATGGACATCGAGTTCCAGGTGCGCTCGTTCGATACCTCCAGTGGGCGTACCGGCGTGCAGTTCCAGAACCTTGAACCCCGCGATATTGCCACCCTGCGCCACATCATCACCTCGCACCTGTCCGGCGAGCTGATCACCATGGGTGACGTGCTCAGCACCCTGCAGCGCGACAACTTCACCAAGGCGCGCAAGCAGAAAGACAGCAGCGGCGGCATGAGTGCGTTCGGCCGCCTGCGTGCGGTGACCTTCAGCCTCGGTGTGTTCGTGGTCGGCGTCGCTGCCTTCGGTTTCATCGCCAAGTCGGTGTACGGCGTGTACTTCGTCAGCCATGCCCAGGCCGGTGTGGTCAGCGTGCCGACCACCAACGTCACCATGCCTCGCGATGGCACCGTGCAAAGCCTGGTCGAGAGTGGCGGCAGCATCGTCAAGGGGGCGCCGTTGGCGTCGTTCAGCACCAGCATGCTGGACATGCTCAAAGGCCACCTGGATGACCAACAACTGGAGCCGAGCAAAGTCGAAGAACTGTTCGGCAAGCAAATGAGCGGCACCCTGACCAGCCCTTGCGATTGCGTGGTCGCCCGCCAGTTGGTGGATGACGGCCAGTACGCAAGCAAAGGCCAGGTGATCTTCCAACTGATTCCGCGCACCACCAATCCCATCGTCGAAGCACGCTTCAGCTATCGCCAGTTCGACGACGTCAAACCGGGTAACCGGGTCGACTTCCAGATTGCCGGTGAAGACCAATGGCGCACGGGCGAGATCGTCAGCAGCACCAGCCTCAACAGCGAAGACCTGTCGTCGGATATCCGCGTGCAGATCAAGCCACAGGGCGCTCTGCCCAGCGAACTGGCCGGTCGCCCGGTAGCGGTCGACAGCAATCGTGGCCCGTCGCTGGACTGGCTGATCGACAAAGCCGTAGCCCGTGGCCTTTAA
- the alg8 gene encoding mannuronan synthase, giving the protein MQNMQRLKHGLLQVAGWLFYVSLLMLIALALPNSIFDPDSKDFIFLVGAVGIWRYSMGATHFVRGMLFLYVVYPLLRRKVRKLGSAADPSHVYLMVTSFRIDALTTAQVYSSVIREAIDCGYPTTVVCSLVEMSDELLVKSLWEKFNPPDRVTLDFVRIAGTGKRDGLAYGFRAISRHLPDENAVVAVIDGDTVLGEGVVRKTVPWFKLFGNVGGLTTNEFCEVRGGYIMSEWHKLRFAQRHINMCSMALSKRVLTMTGRMSVFRAAVVTNPEFIKDVENDSLQHWRLGRFKFLTGDDKSSWFSLMRLGYDTFYVPDAAINTVEHPPEKSFIKASRKLMYRWYGNNLRQNSRALGLGIRRLGLFTSVVLFDQRVSMWTSLLGLTVAVIASLKFGPGFLLVYLLWIGITRLILTLMLLCSGHKIGPAYPLILYYNQIVGAIMKIYVFFRLDKQSWTRQPTALKRDLASFQQWFNTWSSRTMTFSAASIFIAVLFMVV; this is encoded by the coding sequence ATGCAGAACATGCAAAGGCTCAAGCACGGCCTGCTACAGGTCGCCGGTTGGTTGTTCTACGTGAGCCTGCTCATGTTGATCGCCCTGGCCTTGCCCAACTCCATTTTCGACCCCGACTCGAAGGATTTCATTTTCCTCGTCGGCGCCGTCGGTATCTGGCGCTATTCCATGGGTGCCACGCACTTTGTGCGCGGCATGCTGTTTCTCTACGTGGTCTACCCACTGCTGCGGCGCAAGGTGCGCAAGCTGGGCAGCGCCGCTGATCCGTCCCACGTTTACCTGATGGTCACCAGCTTTCGCATCGACGCCTTGACCACCGCCCAGGTCTACAGCTCGGTAATCCGTGAAGCGATCGACTGTGGCTACCCGACCACGGTGGTGTGTTCACTGGTGGAAATGTCCGATGAGTTGCTGGTGAAAAGCCTCTGGGAAAAATTCAATCCGCCCGACCGCGTCACCCTGGACTTCGTGCGTATCGCCGGTACCGGCAAGCGTGACGGCCTGGCCTATGGCTTCCGTGCCATCTCCCGCCACCTGCCAGACGAGAACGCCGTCGTGGCGGTGATCGACGGCGACACCGTGCTCGGTGAAGGCGTGGTACGCAAGACCGTGCCCTGGTTCAAGCTGTTCGGCAATGTCGGTGGCCTGACCACCAACGAGTTCTGCGAAGTGCGCGGCGGTTACATCATGAGCGAGTGGCACAAACTGCGCTTCGCCCAACGCCACATCAACATGTGCTCGATGGCCCTGTCCAAACGCGTGTTGACCATGACCGGACGTATGTCGGTATTTCGCGCTGCCGTGGTGACCAACCCCGAGTTCATCAAGGACGTTGAAAACGACTCGCTGCAGCACTGGCGCCTGGGTCGCTTCAAGTTCCTTACCGGTGACGACAAGTCCAGCTGGTTCAGCCTCATGCGCCTGGGCTACGACACTTTCTACGTGCCGGACGCAGCGATCAACACGGTCGAGCACCCACCGGAAAAAAGCTTCATCAAAGCCAGCCGCAAGCTGATGTACCGCTGGTATGGCAACAACCTGCGGCAGAACTCACGGGCCCTGGGCCTGGGTATCCGTCGCTTGGGCCTGTTCACCAGCGTGGTGCTGTTCGACCAGCGGGTGTCGATGTGGACCAGCCTGCTGGGCCTGACTGTCGCGGTGATTGCCAGCCTCAAGTTCGGCCCTGGGTTCCTCTTGGTCTACCTGCTGTGGATCGGCATCACCCGCCTGATCCTGACCCTCATGTTGCTGTGCTCCGGCCACAAGATCGGCCCGGCCTACCCGCTGATTCTTTATTACAACCAGATCGTCGGCGCGATCATGAAGATCTACGTGTTCTTCCGCCTCGACAAGCAGTCCTGGACGCGCCAGCCCACTGCCCTCAAACGCGACCTCGCCAGCTTTCAACAATGGTTCAACACCTGGTCCTCCCGGACCATGACCTTCTCGGCGGCCAGCATCTTCATTGCTGTGCTGTTCATGGTCGTGTGA
- the algD gene encoding GDP-mannose 6-dehydrogenase, which yields MRISIFGLGYVGAVCAGCLSARGHEVIGVDVSKTKIDLINQGKSPIVEPGLEALLQQGIDTGRLRGTTDFAAAIRDSDLSMICVGTPSKKNGDLGLEYIESVCREIGFVLREKASRHTIVVRSTVLPGTVKNVVIPILEDCSGKKAGVDFGVAVNPEFLRESTAINDYDQPPMTVIGELDKASGDVLQSLYEELDAPIIRKDIEVAEMIKYTCNVWHAAKVTFANEIGNIAKAVGVDGREVMDVVCQDKALNLSQYYMRPGFAFGGSCLPKDVRALTYRASSLDVKAPLLNSLMTSNESQVQNAFDIIESHDKRKVALLGLSFKAGTDDLRESPLVELAERLIGKGYDLNIYDSNVEYARVHGANKDYIESKIPHVSSLLNSDFDQVIKHADVIVLGNRDEKFRALAQQAPEGKQVIDLVGFMSKATSPATRTEGICW from the coding sequence ATGCGTATCAGCATCTTTGGTTTGGGTTATGTAGGTGCAGTCTGTGCAGGCTGCCTGTCCGCACGGGGTCATGAAGTGATTGGCGTGGATGTTTCCAAGACCAAGATCGACCTGATCAACCAGGGCAAATCGCCAATTGTCGAACCCGGGCTTGAAGCACTCTTGCAACAGGGCATCGATACCGGTCGCCTGCGTGGCACCACCGATTTTGCCGCAGCGATCCGCGACAGCGACCTGTCGATGATCTGCGTCGGCACCCCAAGCAAAAAGAATGGCGACCTGGGCCTTGAGTACATCGAGTCGGTGTGCCGCGAGATCGGGTTTGTACTGCGCGAAAAAGCCAGCCGCCATACCATCGTGGTGCGCAGCACCGTCCTGCCAGGCACGGTCAAGAACGTGGTCATCCCAATCCTCGAAGACTGCTCGGGGAAAAAAGCCGGTGTCGATTTCGGCGTGGCGGTGAACCCGGAGTTCCTGCGTGAAAGCACCGCGATCAACGACTACGACCAGCCACCGATGACCGTTATCGGCGAACTGGACAAGGCCAGCGGCGACGTTCTGCAATCGCTCTATGAGGAACTCGACGCACCGATCATCCGCAAGGACATCGAAGTGGCCGAGATGATCAAGTACACCTGCAACGTCTGGCACGCGGCCAAGGTGACCTTCGCCAACGAGATCGGCAACATCGCCAAAGCGGTCGGCGTCGATGGCCGTGAAGTGATGGACGTGGTTTGCCAGGACAAGGCCCTGAACCTGTCGCAGTACTACATGCGCCCAGGTTTCGCCTTCGGCGGCTCGTGCCTGCCCAAGGACGTACGCGCCCTGACCTACCGCGCCAGTAGCCTGGACGTCAAAGCTCCGCTGCTCAACTCGCTGATGACCAGCAACGAATCGCAGGTACAAAACGCCTTCGACATCATCGAAAGCCACGACAAGCGCAAGGTCGCCCTGCTCGGCCTGAGCTTCAAGGCCGGCACCGATGACCTGCGTGAAAGCCCGCTGGTGGAACTGGCCGAGCGCCTGATCGGCAAGGGTTATGACCTGAACATCTACGACAGCAACGTCGAGTACGCCCGTGTGCACGGTGCGAACAAGGACTACATCGAGTCGAAGATCCCGCATGTCTCGTCGCTGCTCAATTCCGACTTCGACCAAGTCATCAAACATGCCGACGTGATTGTGCTGGGCAACCGCGACGAGAAGTTCCGCGCCCTCGCCCAACAAGCCCCTGAAGGCAAGCAGGTCATCGACCTGGTCGGTTTCATGAGCAAGGCCACCTCCCCGGCCACCCGCACCGAAGGCATCTGCTGGTAA
- the yaaA gene encoding peroxide stress protein YaaA has protein sequence MLTVISPAKTLDYDTPPVTQRYTQPQYLDDSQELIVQLRELSPAQISELMHLSDKLAGLNTARFGSWTPAFSPDNAKQALLAFKGDVYTGLDAESLSEDDFSYAQDHLRMLSGLYGLLRPLDLMQPYRLEMGTKLANARGKDLYAFWGTRISEWLNQALAEQGDDLLLNLASNEYFSAVKRNALKARIINTEFRDFKNGQYKIISFYAKKARGMMSRFVIQERINDPEQLKQFDVQGYYYSAEQSKPDNLVFLRDHPDA, from the coding sequence ATGCTGACGGTGATTTCCCCCGCCAAGACCCTCGACTACGACACCCCGCCGGTAACCCAGCGCTACACCCAGCCGCAGTACCTGGATGATTCCCAGGAACTGATCGTGCAACTGCGCGAGCTGTCGCCTGCGCAAATCAGCGAGCTGATGCACCTCTCCGACAAGCTCGCCGGCCTCAACACCGCGCGCTTCGGCAGCTGGACCCCGGCCTTCAGCCCCGATAACGCCAAGCAGGCGTTGCTGGCCTTCAAGGGTGACGTATACACGGGTCTCGACGCCGAAAGCCTCAGTGAAGACGACTTCAGCTACGCCCAGGACCACCTGCGCATGCTCTCGGGTCTGTACGGCCTGCTACGTCCGCTGGACCTGATGCAACCCTACCGTCTGGAAATGGGCACCAAGCTGGCCAATGCCCGTGGTAAGGACCTGTATGCCTTCTGGGGCACGCGCATCAGCGAATGGCTGAACCAGGCCTTGGCCGAGCAAGGTGACGACCTGCTGCTGAACCTGGCCAGCAACGAATACTTCAGTGCGGTCAAACGCAACGCCCTCAAGGCGCGGATCATCAACACCGAATTTCGCGACTTCAAGAATGGCCAGTACAAGATCATCAGTTTTTACGCCAAGAAAGCCCGCGGCATGATGAGCCGCTTCGTGATCCAGGAACGCATCAACGATCCCGAGCAGCTCAAGCAGTTCGATGTACAGGGCTACTACTACAGTGCCGAGCAGTCGAAGCCGGATAACCTGGTGTTCCTGCGCGATCATCCAGACGCGTAA
- a CDS encoding polysaccharide deacetylase family protein, producing MRIAFLLLSGLLSVAVQAAPVPVATFERSYWPEQIDSPALFDVASRAEILAFAQALEASEALDESALAARLGLKQINLASINQVRLRLWQQLWRNYDLAQQSCEQDASFCYAIDGQAELRRQAAKFEVASDSFYASWAEPSGEFHQRYLNELLRKAALFPQTASEIERYSDSERNGDELNDRLFMLTFDSGPGPVGGTDSLTDYLRRQKLGATFFVLGNSLQMRRDKTSLADLRALYKGQCVGIQGWQYRSHGQWQDWQQSVLRSQARVQADLPDQYVPLFRPPYGQRRADSGGFFASQGLHVLLWNIDAQDQGALSAEQSAQRVLTLMLLWRRGVIQFHDVQPKAQDAVAWLLKQTAQSGIGWEDCRHYAGNI from the coding sequence GTGCGCATTGCTTTTCTACTACTGAGCGGACTATTGAGCGTTGCCGTGCAAGCAGCGCCTGTGCCAGTGGCGACCTTCGAGCGCAGCTACTGGCCTGAACAGATCGACAGCCCGGCATTGTTCGATGTGGCCTCACGGGCCGAAATTCTCGCCTTCGCTCAAGCCCTGGAGGCCAGCGAAGCGCTCGATGAGTCGGCACTGGCAGCGCGCCTGGGGCTTAAACAGATCAACCTGGCCTCGATCAATCAAGTGCGTTTGCGCCTGTGGCAACAGTTGTGGCGCAACTATGATCTGGCCCAGCAGAGCTGCGAGCAGGATGCTTCATTCTGTTATGCCATTGACGGTCAGGCCGAACTGCGTCGGCAGGCGGCGAAGTTCGAAGTGGCCAGCGACTCTTTCTACGCCAGTTGGGCTGAACCCAGTGGCGAGTTTCACCAGCGTTACCTGAACGAGCTGCTGCGCAAAGCTGCGTTGTTTCCGCAGACCGCCAGCGAGATCGAGCGTTATTCGGACAGCGAACGCAATGGCGATGAACTCAACGACCGGCTGTTCATGCTGACCTTCGACTCAGGCCCAGGCCCGGTCGGCGGCACCGATAGCCTGACCGACTATCTGCGTCGACAGAAGCTCGGCGCGACCTTCTTCGTGCTCGGCAACAGCCTGCAAATGCGCCGCGACAAGACCTCGCTGGCAGACCTGCGCGCCCTCTACAAAGGCCAGTGCGTGGGGATTCAAGGTTGGCAGTATCGCTCCCATGGGCAATGGCAGGACTGGCAGCAATCGGTGCTGCGCAGTCAGGCGCGGGTGCAGGCGGACCTGCCCGATCAGTATGTGCCGCTGTTCAGGCCACCCTATGGCCAGCGCCGTGCCGACAGCGGAGGGTTCTTTGCCAGCCAAGGGCTGCACGTGCTGCTGTGGAACATTGATGCCCAGGACCAGGGCGCGCTGAGCGCCGAACAGTCGGCGCAACGGGTGTTGACCCTGATGCTGCTGTGGCGCCGTGGCGTGATTCAGTTTCATGACGTGCAGCCCAAGGCACAGGACGCTGTGGCCTGGCTGCTGAAACAGACGGCGCAGAGCGGGATTGGCTGGGAAGATTGCCGGCATTACGCGGGCAACATCTGA
- a CDS encoding PhoH family protein, which produces MDDQGRTTSSNQPILYVLDTNVLIHDPNALLNFEEHHVAIPMTVLEELDKLKTGKQTIAAECRQAIRLIDQTLGDASPADVELGVPIQRGKSGPKGFLSILMSPRNEPNRLLPENLNDNIIINQLLELRSRRKELDVVLVTKDINMRLKARACGIAAEDYSTDQLVDDVSLLSKGYHSVTGSFWDRVSKVETRQDHGRTWHRVQMIDNLPAVHINEFIIDEQGFVGWIKGIKEDELLLLDLHQEPLLHQEAWGLKPRDIHQSLALFALLDPDIHLVNLTGAAGSGKTILALAAAIEQTMVSKRYRRIIATRSVQGLDQEIGFLPGTEAEKMEPWLGAITDNLEALHMDDENTHGSVDYILERVPLQFKSLNYIRGRSFQQSLILIDECQNLTPHQMKTIITRAGTGSKVICLGNLAQIDTPYLSATSSGLTYLTERFKDFPNGVHITLQGVPRSILAEYAESHL; this is translated from the coding sequence ATGGATGATCAAGGACGCACCACTTCCTCCAACCAGCCAATCCTTTATGTGCTCGATACCAATGTACTGATCCACGATCCAAACGCCTTGCTTAACTTCGAGGAGCACCACGTCGCCATCCCGATGACGGTGCTGGAGGAGCTCGACAAGCTCAAGACCGGAAAACAAACCATCGCTGCTGAATGTCGCCAGGCCATCCGCCTGATCGACCAGACCCTGGGCGATGCGTCGCCTGCCGATGTCGAGCTGGGCGTACCGATCCAGCGCGGCAAGAGCGGGCCCAAGGGCTTTCTGTCGATTCTGATGAGCCCGCGCAACGAGCCGAACCGCTTACTGCCGGAAAACCTCAACGACAACATCATCATCAACCAGTTGCTGGAACTGCGCAGTCGGCGCAAGGAACTGGACGTGGTGCTGGTGACCAAAGACATCAACATGCGCCTCAAGGCCCGCGCCTGTGGGATCGCGGCCGAGGACTACAGTACTGACCAACTGGTTGACGACGTATCGCTGCTGTCCAAGGGCTATCATAGCGTTACCGGTTCGTTCTGGGACCGGGTCAGCAAAGTCGAAACCCGTCAGGACCATGGTCGCACCTGGCATCGGGTGCAGATGATCGACAACCTGCCTGCGGTGCACATCAACGAGTTCATCATTGATGAGCAGGGCTTCGTCGGCTGGATCAAGGGCATCAAGGAAGACGAGCTGCTGCTACTCGACCTGCACCAGGAGCCGCTGTTGCACCAGGAAGCCTGGGGCCTGAAACCGCGCGACATTCATCAGAGCCTGGCGTTGTTTGCACTGCTCGATCCGGACATTCACCTGGTCAACCTGACCGGTGCTGCCGGCTCCGGTAAAACTATCCTGGCCTTGGCTGCGGCCATTGAGCAGACCATGGTCAGCAAGCGCTACCGGCGCATCATTGCCACCCGCAGCGTGCAGGGGCTGGATCAGGAGATCGGCTTCCTGCCGGGTACCGAAGCAGAAAAAATGGAGCCCTGGCTGGGGGCCATCACCGACAACCTCGAAGCGTTGCACATGGATGATGAAAACACCCATGGCAGTGTCGATTACATCCTTGAACGGGTGCCGCTGCAGTTCAAGTCGCTGAACTACATTCGCGGTCGCAGCTTCCAGCAGAGCCTGATCCTGATCGACGAATGCCAGAACCTCACCCCGCACCAGATGAAAACCATCATCACCCGTGCCGGTACCGGTTCGAAAGTGATCTGCCTGGGTAACCTGGCGCAGATCGATACCCCTTACCTGTCCGCCACCAGCTCCGGCCTGACCTACCTGACCGAGCGTTTCAAGGATTTCCCCAACGGAGTGCACATCACCCTGCAGGGTGTGCCACGGTCGATTCTGGCCGAATACGCCGAATCGCACCTGTAA
- the moaC gene encoding cyclic pyranopterin monophosphate synthase MoaC yields the protein MLTHLDSQGRANMVDVTEKAVTSREAVAEARVRMLPETLKMIVDGEHPKGDVFAVARIAGIQAAKKTSDLIPLCHPLLLTSVKVELSAEGNDTVYIVARCKLAGQTGVEMEALTAASVTALTIYDMCKAVDRGMIIDGVRVLEKLGGKSGHYQADDVK from the coding sequence GTGCTGACTCATCTCGATTCCCAAGGTCGCGCCAATATGGTCGACGTTACCGAAAAAGCTGTGACCTCGCGTGAGGCGGTGGCTGAAGCGCGGGTGCGCATGCTCCCCGAAACCCTGAAGATGATTGTCGATGGCGAGCACCCGAAGGGTGATGTCTTCGCTGTGGCGCGTATTGCCGGTATCCAGGCAGCGAAAAAGACCAGTGACCTGATCCCGCTGTGCCACCCGTTGCTGCTGACCAGCGTCAAGGTCGAGCTCAGTGCCGAAGGCAATGACACCGTCTACATCGTTGCCCGTTGCAAGCTGGCCGGGCAGACCGGCGTGGAAATGGAAGCGCTGACCGCTGCCAGTGTCACTGCGCTGACCATTTACGATATGTGCAAGGCAGTTGATCGCGGCATGATCATCGATGGCGTGCGCGTGCTGGAAAAGCTCGGCGGCAAGAGCGGCCATTACCAGGCGGATGACGTGAAATGA
- the moaD gene encoding molybdopterin converting factor subunit 1, translated as MSIKVMYFARYREALGMDSEKLEGEFATLDDVRIALLTKGGKYEVLSEQNLMCARNEELCKLDEAVVDGDEVAFFPPVTGG; from the coding sequence ATGAGCATTAAGGTGATGTATTTCGCCCGTTACCGGGAAGCCCTGGGAATGGATAGCGAGAAGCTTGAAGGTGAGTTCGCGACGCTGGACGACGTGCGCATTGCGTTGCTCACGAAGGGCGGCAAGTACGAAGTTCTGAGCGAACAAAACCTGATGTGCGCGCGTAACGAAGAGCTGTGCAAGCTCGACGAAGCGGTAGTCGACGGCGACGAAGTCGCGTTCTTTCCGCCCGTGACCGGAGGCTGA
- the moaE gene encoding molybdopterin synthase catalytic subunit MoaE: MSVRVQTQAFDPGVEVNAMHAANVGVGAVVGFVGYVRDFNDGQEVAGMLLEHYPGMTEKALAKIVVEAEQRWPLLKVEVLHRIGALEPGEPIVFVGVASAHRQAAFDACNFIMDYLKTRAPFWKKEQTGDGPRWVEGKQSDEDAAGRW, translated from the coding sequence ATGAGCGTTCGAGTCCAGACCCAGGCGTTTGATCCGGGTGTTGAGGTCAATGCCATGCATGCCGCCAATGTCGGCGTCGGCGCGGTAGTCGGCTTTGTTGGCTATGTGCGTGACTTCAATGATGGTCAGGAAGTGGCCGGGATGCTTCTGGAACATTACCCGGGGATGACCGAAAAGGCACTGGCCAAGATCGTCGTTGAGGCTGAGCAGCGTTGGCCGCTGCTCAAGGTCGAGGTGCTGCATCGTATTGGCGCGCTTGAGCCGGGTGAACCGATTGTCTTTGTTGGTGTGGCCAGCGCCCATCGTCAGGCAGCGTTCGATGCCTGCAATTTCATCATGGACTACCTCAAAACCCGCGCGCCGTTCTGGAAGAAAGAACAGACAGGCGACGGCCCGCGTTGGGTTGAAGGCAAGCAGAGTGACGAAGACGCCGCCGGGCGTTGGTAG
- a CDS encoding ABC transporter substrate-binding protein — protein sequence MKKFTLISGLALSLLASSSLFAAEKTLRIGIEAAYPPFASKNDKGEIVGFDYDIGNALCAQMQVKCAWTEVEFDGLIPSLKVKKIDAALSSMTITDERKKSVDFTHKYYFTSSRLVMKKGAVVDDQYAALKGKTVGVQRATTTDRYATEVLEPKGITIKRYSNNEEIYMDLASGRVDAIFADTIPLDDFLSMPRGADYAFTGPELKDPKYVGEGAGIAVRKGNGELVSQLNSAIDALRANGEYQKIQSKYFKSDIYGD from the coding sequence ATGAAGAAGTTCACCCTGATCAGCGGTCTGGCCCTGAGCCTGTTGGCCAGCAGCAGCCTGTTCGCCGCCGAGAAAACCTTGCGCATTGGCATTGAAGCCGCCTATCCCCCCTTCGCCTCGAAAAACGACAAAGGTGAGATCGTCGGCTTCGACTACGACATCGGCAACGCTTTATGCGCGCAGATGCAGGTCAAGTGTGCATGGACCGAGGTGGAGTTCGATGGCCTGATCCCGTCGTTGAAAGTGAAGAAGATCGACGCCGCACTGTCGTCGATGACCATCACTGACGAGCGCAAGAAGTCGGTGGATTTCACCCACAAGTACTACTTCACCTCGTCGCGGCTGGTGATGAAGAAGGGCGCGGTGGTCGATGACCAGTATGCCGCCCTCAAGGGCAAGACCGTCGGTGTGCAGCGCGCCACCACCACCGATCGCTATGCCACTGAAGTGCTCGAACCCAAAGGCATTACCATCAAGCGCTACAGCAACAACGAAGAAATCTACATGGACCTGGCATCCGGTCGCGTTGATGCGATTTTCGCCGATACCATTCCGCTGGATGACTTCCTGTCGATGCCGCGCGGCGCGGACTATGCCTTCACCGGTCCCGAGCTCAAAGACCCGAAATACGTCGGTGAAGGCGCCGGCATCGCGGTACGCAAGGGCAATGGCGAACTGGTCAGCCAGCTCAACAGCGCCATCGACGCACTGCGGGCCAATGGCGAGTATCAAAAGATCCAGTCGAAGTACTTCAAGTCCGACATCTACGGCGATTGA
- a CDS encoding helix-turn-helix transcriptional regulator codes for MSTPRRDPALDNYRAIADAIATLFFPHAEVVLHDLRSQKIDYIANNLSKREIGDDAALEDMLETGTEETNIGPYEKLNWDGQKIRSLSTVLRNEAGTPLAVLCINLNISLFENAKAALDLFLSPSKLIPQPDALFRDDWQERINTFLNNWLRQRQLSLNLLTREHKRELVLALHAEGAFKGKSAANYVANVLGMGRATVYKHLKELKA; via the coding sequence ATGTCGACACCTCGCCGCGACCCTGCCCTGGACAATTACCGGGCCATCGCCGATGCCATTGCTACCCTGTTCTTTCCCCACGCCGAGGTGGTGCTGCACGACCTGCGCAGCCAGAAGATCGACTACATCGCCAATAACCTGTCCAAACGTGAGATTGGTGATGATGCGGCGCTGGAAGACATGCTTGAGACCGGCACCGAGGAAACCAACATCGGCCCCTACGAGAAGCTCAACTGGGACGGGCAAAAAATCCGTTCACTGAGTACCGTATTGCGCAATGAGGCTGGCACGCCACTGGCGGTGCTGTGCATCAACCTGAACATTTCCCTGTTCGAGAACGCCAAAGCCGCACTGGACCTGTTCCTGTCGCCGAGCAAGCTGATCCCCCAGCCTGATGCGCTGTTTCGCGACGACTGGCAGGAGCGTATCAACACCTTTCTCAACAACTGGCTGCGTCAGCGCCAGCTGAGCCTGAACCTGCTGACCCGCGAGCACAAACGTGAACTGGTGCTAGCCCTGCACGCCGAAGGCGCCTTCAAGGGCAAGAGTGCGGCCAACTACGTGGCCAATGTGCTGGGGATGGGGCGGGCGACGGTGTACAAACACCTGAAGGAACTCAAGGCCTGA